Proteins encoded by one window of Lactobacillus sp. ESL0684:
- a CDS encoding serine hydrolase domain-containing protein has product MRGSVAIIKDGQVQTVSYGYAWYGKKLGNGNAKVVYPTASLQKVVTAAMIVQLIDENPELSQYTKISRWYPTLRNSNKISIGNLLTHTSGIKATKTEINRGYNYSEANAINWVVNNINAASSDKVGTYHYNNSNYILLAGIIRQITGQSYEANLKKRIIKPLGLKNTYLYQNIPNRMTDAISYYSNGGKNYQKAGYVKRSLASQIPGAGNLFSTPADYYKIQVGLCDGSILTKKNFNYLTHLNSKVNDYSGGMYLKKNDTLKLAYGSLNNLHFGSWVQLTTDNQNGIVMFLNQTNDNENAEKDVGYDILQYIKPGTFVSR; this is encoded by the coding sequence ATGCGAGGTAGTGTCGCTATAATTAAAGACGGTCAGGTGCAAACTGTTAGTTACGGCTATGCCTGGTATGGCAAAAAATTGGGTAATGGCAATGCTAAAGTGGTCTATCCAACTGCATCTCTGCAAAAAGTAGTTACTGCTGCAATGATCGTTCAGCTAATTGATGAAAATCCTGAACTTTCACAATATACCAAGATTTCCCGTTGGTATCCAACTCTGAGAAACTCCAATAAAATCTCGATTGGCAATTTATTGACCCACACATCTGGTATTAAGGCTACTAAAACCGAAATCAATCGAGGTTATAATTACTCTGAAGCCAATGCAATTAATTGGGTAGTCAATAATATTAACGCTGCTTCATCCGATAAAGTCGGCACCTATCATTACAACAACAGTAATTATATCCTGCTTGCCGGTATCATTAGACAAATTACTGGTCAATCATATGAAGCCAATCTCAAAAAGCGGATCATCAAACCACTTGGCTTAAAAAATACATATTTGTATCAAAACATCCCTAATCGGATGACGGATGCGATCTCCTATTATTCAAATGGTGGCAAAAATTATCAAAAAGCCGGTTACGTTAAACGTTCACTTGCTTCTCAAATTCCTGGAGCGGGTAATTTGTTCTCTACCCCAGCAGATTATTATAAAATTCAAGTTGGACTATGTGATGGTTCCATTTTAACTAAGAAAAACTTCAATTACTTAACCCACCTAAATAGCAAAGTAAATGACTATTCTGGAGGCATGTATTTGAAGAAAAACGACACACTAAAACTAGCTTATGGTAGCCTTAATAATTTGCATTTTGGTAGTTGGGTGCAATTAACAACTGACAATCAAAACGGTATTGTCATGTTCCTAAACCAAACTAATGATAATGAAAATGCTGAAAAAGACGTGGGTTATGATATTTTACAATACATTAAGCCAGGGACTTTCGTCTCAAGATAA
- a CDS encoding shikimate dehydrogenase, with product MANKITGINGPITGWLDGHTYLIGLMADPIRHSMSPTMHNNAFAKLGLNYAYLCFEVGNDKLGKAVDAIRTLDMRGSNVSMPNKNAVMQYLDKLSPASKMCDAVNTIVNDHGTLTGYTTDGIGFVQALKDEGISVKDKVMTLTGAGGAATPIAVQSALDGVKEIKIFNIKDAKWEQAEKTVKTIQENTNCKASLTNLDDQEAFKAAIAASDIYCDATGVGMKPLEDKTLVEDPTWFHKDMVVFDTVYSPRTTKLMKVAQKAGVEHVFDGIGMMIEQGAASFKLWTGQDMPTDYIKQIMFADEDK from the coding sequence ATGGCTAATAAAATTACAGGTATAAATGGACCAATTACAGGTTGGTTAGATGGACATACGTATTTAATCGGACTGATGGCAGATCCAATTCGGCACTCAATGTCACCGACGATGCACAACAATGCATTTGCTAAGTTAGGGTTAAATTATGCTTACCTTTGTTTTGAAGTGGGTAATGACAAATTGGGTAAAGCAGTTGATGCAATTAGAACGTTAGATATGCGTGGTTCGAATGTGTCAATGCCGAATAAAAATGCAGTTATGCAATATTTGGATAAGCTATCACCAGCATCAAAAATGTGTGATGCAGTTAATACGATTGTTAACGATCACGGGACGTTGACCGGTTATACAACTGATGGAATTGGCTTTGTGCAAGCTTTAAAGGATGAAGGCATTTCTGTTAAAGACAAGGTAATGACTTTAACTGGCGCTGGTGGTGCTGCTACTCCAATTGCAGTTCAATCAGCTCTTGATGGAGTTAAGGAAATTAAGATTTTCAATATTAAAGATGCTAAATGGGAACAAGCGGAAAAGACTGTTAAAACTATCCAAGAAAATACCAATTGCAAAGCTTCATTGACTAATCTTGATGATCAAGAAGCATTTAAAGCGGCAATTGCAGCTAGTGATATTTATTGTGACGCAACTGGCGTGGGGATGAAACCATTAGAAGATAAAACTTTAGTTGAAGATCCAACTTGGTTCCATAAGGATATGGTTGTTTTTGATACAGTATATTCTCCGCGAACAACTAAACTGATGAAGGTTGCACAAAAAGCCGGAGTTGAACATGTTTTTGACGGAATTGGAATGATGATCGAACAAGGTGCTGCTTCGTTTAAGTTGTGGACGGGTCAAGATATGCCTACTGATTATATTAAACAAATTATGTTTGCTGATGAAGACAAATAA
- the aroD gene encoding type I 3-dehydroquinate dehydratase, whose product MATVKIRNIILGEGLPKIAVPNVGKTKAEIITNAKEIVAASPDLMEWRIDYYTEGIEDNEQLVATAQQLRELVGELPILVTFRTKNEGGVCDLAESAYLELLQTIITNRLGDAVDIELFHNEKQIVELVELAHKYNVVVIMSNHDFEKVPGQDVIEFRLKKMAQLGADVPKLACMPQTPQDVLTLLAATTNVHDQLPNPLITMAMGDLGKVSRIAGQVFGSSLSFGAVGQTSAPGQLSIVDLRNAEKYLQMNS is encoded by the coding sequence ATGGCAACTGTAAAAATCAGAAATATAATTTTAGGTGAAGGCTTACCTAAAATTGCTGTCCCCAATGTTGGTAAAACCAAGGCGGAAATCATTACTAATGCCAAGGAAATAGTTGCGGCTAGTCCTGATCTTATGGAGTGGCGGATTGACTACTATACTGAAGGTATTGAAGATAATGAGCAATTGGTTGCTACTGCACAGCAATTACGTGAATTAGTTGGTGAATTACCTATTTTGGTAACTTTTAGAACTAAGAACGAAGGAGGCGTGTGTGATTTAGCAGAATCCGCCTATCTTGAATTGTTGCAGACGATTATTACCAATCGCTTAGGTGATGCGGTAGATATTGAACTTTTTCATAATGAAAAACAGATAGTGGAACTAGTTGAGTTAGCTCATAAGTATAATGTGGTGGTAATTATGAGTAATCATGACTTTGAAAAGGTTCCTGGGCAAGATGTGATTGAGTTCAGGTTAAAAAAGATGGCACAATTAGGTGCGGATGTACCTAAATTAGCATGTATGCCGCAAACACCACAAGATGTCTTAACGCTTTTAGCAGCAACTACAAATGTCCATGACCAACTACCCAATCCATTGATTACGATGGCGATGGGAGATTTAGGTAAGGTAAGTCGGATTGCAGGGCAAGTCTTTGGATCGAGCTTATCGTTTGGAGCTGTTGGTCAAACTTCAGCTCCAGGACAACTTTCAATTGTTGATTTGCGTAACGCAGAAAAGTATTTACAAATGAATTCTTAA
- the citG gene encoding triphosphoribosyl-dephospho-CoA synthase CitG produces MNLLWIVIIMTNSITQNALRALLYEVATQPKPGLVDPVSSGPHPDMDIYTFIDSSLSLESYLKAAEMLGQTFRQDNLTDMFFELRQKGLAAEQEMYAATNNVNTHKGAIFALGIFVCAESYAQTQQAELFTTIRRMCAGLVEHDLNKNRDLQTAGAKTYQKYGYGGARQEAQSGYPIVERVALPFLKEQTGPIQARILDTLMKIASVAIDSNLIKRAGGDISAVTWIQEQAKKYLALGGYQTVQGKEFLLAFNQEMTDKNYSLGGCADLLIVTIFVALERNYL; encoded by the coding sequence ATGAATCTGTTATGGATAGTAATTATCATGACTAATTCAATCACACAAAATGCCTTACGCGCACTTTTATATGAGGTTGCCACTCAGCCTAAACCTGGCTTAGTTGACCCTGTTAGCTCAGGTCCACATCCTGACATGGATATCTATACCTTTATTGACAGTAGCCTAAGTCTAGAAAGCTATTTAAAAGCAGCTGAAATGCTAGGGCAAACATTCAGACAAGATAATTTAACCGACATGTTCTTTGAATTACGCCAAAAAGGTCTTGCTGCTGAACAAGAGATGTATGCCGCCACTAATAACGTCAATACTCATAAGGGTGCAATTTTTGCATTAGGAATTTTCGTTTGCGCCGAAAGTTACGCACAAACGCAGCAAGCTGAATTATTCACTACTATTAGACGAATGTGCGCAGGTTTAGTCGAACATGATCTAAATAAAAATCGTGATCTTCAAACTGCTGGAGCAAAAACCTATCAAAAATACGGTTATGGTGGTGCCAGACAAGAGGCACAAAGTGGTTATCCAATTGTTGAACGAGTCGCTCTGCCTTTCTTAAAGGAGCAAACTGGTCCTATCCAAGCGCGAATTTTGGATACTCTAATGAAGATTGCCTCGGTTGCAATTGACAGTAATTTGATTAAACGAGCAGGTGGTGACATTAGTGCTGTAACTTGGATCCAAGAACAAGCTAAAAAGTATCTTGCTTTAGGTGGATATCAAACTGTACAAGGAAAGGAATTTTTACTGGCATTTAACCAAGAAATGACTGATAAAAATTATAGTCTAGGTGGCTGTGCTGACCTGTTAATCGTGACCATTTTTGTAGCATTAGAGCGTAATTATTTATAA
- a CDS encoding FAD-dependent oxidoreductase — protein sequence MTTKKIKAQAQGRNGQIDFDIAVDGNKITDLQVTKSSETPAIFDQVFGKLKQNVLDEQSFAVDAVSGASIMTQAMLDAGQKALKDNDIKPAQSQNKPEHKSVTLDVDVAVVGSGMAGLMAASRALAMGKKVLVLEKNGYLGGATALNGSNVVGTGSKVSARLLGAEAQKDSVSRLVKDIARECRGTNYPMLSDLLANNIGKAVDFITEFADLQYQKAETQTVEHSVDRQIEMPSESSYEVITKVAKAFEAKGGKILLDARVEELIKNDSDKLVSLVAEGKHQTTTVNFKSLILAAGGWGARDYREHKTNIPYYGPMTSTGDYFDFAKNMNLVTRNLDWYKVYPHGLEVEPGIAKLTTYSTKEATDMGAIFVNHAGKRIVNESAPYTHFRDAIVAQKDQTAYIVMDERIWQRFYALLLKYGFTAEEIAGYFALEGKQSPVLVKGNLAEVAQKAGIDYANLQKTLADYTAAVKTGCDTEFGRPAKFMHEYEGDTYYVIEQKLRFCTTLGGYETTPQMQLLDTELEPITDFYAAGEIVGGANGKDSMPSMMNSWSYASGFVAGTAAADNTNAD from the coding sequence ATGACAACTAAAAAAATTAAAGCACAGGCTCAAGGGCGTAATGGTCAAATTGATTTTGATATTGCTGTAGATGGAAATAAAATTACCGATTTGCAGGTAACAAAGAGTTCAGAAACTCCAGCTATTTTTGATCAAGTTTTTGGTAAATTAAAGCAGAATGTACTGGATGAACAGAGTTTTGCTGTTGATGCAGTTTCAGGTGCTTCAATTATGACGCAAGCTATGCTTGATGCAGGACAAAAGGCACTTAAGGATAATGATATTAAACCTGCCCAGTCGCAGAATAAGCCAGAACATAAAAGTGTTACTCTAGATGTTGATGTTGCAGTCGTTGGATCTGGAATGGCTGGCCTAATGGCTGCATCGCGGGCATTAGCAATGGGTAAAAAGGTTTTAGTATTAGAAAAGAACGGCTACTTAGGTGGTGCAACTGCCTTAAACGGTTCAAACGTGGTTGGTACAGGTTCAAAAGTCTCTGCTAGGTTATTGGGTGCAGAAGCTCAAAAAGATTCTGTTAGCCGCTTAGTCAAAGATATTGCGCGTGAATGTCGCGGGACTAATTATCCAATGTTGTCAGATTTACTTGCCAATAATATTGGTAAAGCAGTTGATTTTATTACTGAATTTGCTGATTTACAATATCAAAAGGCTGAAACACAAACAGTAGAGCACTCGGTTGATCGGCAGATTGAAATGCCATCTGAAAGTTCGTATGAAGTTATAACTAAGGTGGCCAAGGCTTTTGAAGCAAAAGGCGGGAAGATCTTATTGGATGCGCGTGTTGAAGAACTAATTAAAAATGATAGTGATAAATTAGTATCCTTAGTTGCAGAGGGTAAGCATCAGACAACTACAGTTAATTTTAAGTCATTAATTTTAGCGGCTGGTGGCTGGGGTGCACGTGATTATCGCGAACACAAGACGAATATTCCTTACTATGGGCCAATGACTTCGACTGGTGATTATTTTGATTTTGCTAAAAACATGAACTTAGTAACACGTAATCTGGATTGGTATAAGGTATATCCACATGGCTTGGAAGTAGAACCGGGCATTGCTAAATTAACCACATATTCTACTAAAGAAGCTACTGATATGGGTGCAATCTTTGTTAATCATGCTGGTAAACGAATTGTCAATGAATCTGCGCCGTATACTCATTTTAGGGATGCCATTGTTGCTCAAAAAGATCAAACAGCCTACATTGTAATGGATGAGCGAATTTGGCAGAGATTCTATGCCTTATTACTAAAATATGGTTTTACTGCTGAAGAAATTGCTGGCTATTTTGCTTTGGAAGGAAAACAGAGTCCAGTTTTGGTTAAAGGTAACTTAGCCGAGGTTGCCCAAAAAGCTGGAATAGATTATGCTAATCTACAAAAGACGCTAGCGGATTATACGGCTGCAGTTAAGACAGGTTGCGACACAGAATTTGGTCGTCCGGCTAAGTTTATGCATGAGTATGAGGGTGATACCTATTATGTTATTGAACAAAAGTTGCGTTTTTGTACAACCTTAGGTGGCTATGAAACTACACCGCAAATGCAATTATTGGATACAGAACTAGAACCAATTACTGATTTTTATGCTGCTGGTGAGATTGTGGGCGGAGCTAATGGTAAGGATTCAATGCCAAGTATGATGAATTCCTGGAGCTATGCTTCTGGTTTTGTTGCTGGTACAGCAGCAGCTGATAATACTAACGCTGATTAA
- a CDS encoding MFS transporter, whose product MKRQRYVGAATSVYLNYAVVGAATIFISQYRQVLAQAWHASEAAISIVMAMVGLGRIITILFAGSISDRIGRKHTLLISLACDIVFLLGAAFANNVWLAGIAAMFFGATNSFGDTAGYPALADAFPDKTATMNSFVKAAMQVMQMLFPFWVKLIKDPKITASVLVVILLLDIVLTLKVAYAPQTQDETSSDQAEVEATGQTGNQPKLAVDGVMIITLGFTLCFTFYIFSLYAPYYGQYVLNESAANANQLVSWYSIASLISVFVTSALVTKVKRLYLILTYAAISACGLLLMVLNPSAISGEIGAVLVGFFAAGGVWQVGLSVLTSYFPQGHGKITSYYSFAPAVVYFVAPLVAAFVLKANSASTLMVFWITTIIAIISVVLTGVLIMRGRKFNIAE is encoded by the coding sequence ATGAAACGACAACGTTATGTTGGCGCAGCAACTTCTGTGTATTTGAATTATGCAGTAGTTGGTGCGGCGACAATCTTTATTAGTCAGTATCGGCAAGTCTTGGCTCAAGCTTGGCATGCTAGTGAAGCGGCTATTTCAATCGTGATGGCAATGGTTGGTTTAGGTCGAATTATTACAATTCTGTTTGCTGGTTCAATTTCTGATCGTATTGGACGTAAGCATACTTTACTGATTTCACTTGCTTGTGATATCGTTTTCTTATTAGGTGCAGCTTTTGCTAATAATGTTTGGTTAGCTGGAATTGCAGCCATGTTTTTTGGAGCAACTAATTCCTTTGGTGATACTGCTGGGTATCCTGCCTTAGCTGATGCTTTTCCAGATAAAACTGCAACGATGAATTCGTTTGTTAAGGCAGCTATGCAGGTAATGCAAATGTTGTTTCCGTTTTGGGTTAAATTGATTAAGGATCCTAAAATTACTGCTAGTGTTTTAGTAGTTATTTTATTGCTAGATATAGTGTTAACATTAAAAGTAGCTTATGCACCACAGACTCAAGATGAAACCTCAAGTGACCAAGCTGAAGTTGAGGCAACTGGCCAAACCGGTAATCAGCCTAAGCTGGCAGTTGATGGAGTTATGATTATTACTTTAGGTTTTACCCTTTGTTTTACTTTTTATATTTTTTCACTATATGCGCCGTACTATGGACAGTATGTTTTAAATGAATCAGCAGCTAATGCTAATCAACTAGTGTCATGGTATTCAATTGCATCGCTAATTTCTGTGTTTGTGACTTCAGCTTTGGTTACAAAAGTGAAGCGGCTATATTTAATTTTGACTTATGCTGCTATTTCAGCTTGTGGTTTGCTATTAATGGTACTTAATCCATCTGCTATTTCTGGTGAAATTGGTGCGGTTTTAGTTGGTTTCTTTGCGGCTGGTGGTGTTTGGCAGGTTGGTTTGTCTGTTTTGACTTCATATTTTCCACAAGGTCACGGGAAAATTACATCTTATTATAGTTTTGCACCAGCAGTGGTTTATTTTGTTGCCCCACTAGTGGCAGCCTTTGTCTTAAAAGCCAACTCGGCCAGTACATTAATGGTTTTCTGGATTACCACGATTATCGCTATTATTTCAGTAGTTTTAACTGGTGTTTTAATTATGCGGGGACGTAAATTTAATATCGCTGAATAA
- a CDS encoding LysR family transcriptional regulator produces MKNPETLLHYLDVLLKESNFTKAAQELFISQPYLTQLIKRIEKKLGTTIIDRQQIPFTLTKAGSIYYKYLEKEIVDKENLNRQLLPIIQPNTEVIRIGILESLGSFLLAQLLPDFLDKNPNINIQLKETSPRNNETNLLNEQIDCYIGQNPESINQEFDLHINGSEKYFIIISPKSKYFKRGKFILESDEYDLQELLQEPFVVSNSNSAIRHQLDAIFHRFNVKPNLVLESNSIITVTNLAIKGVGLTISAASIIKRMAQTPINLLPLDPNLINIRYFIATKAKRPQTPGITKLINSFNELEIKPKIK; encoded by the coding sequence ATGAAAAATCCAGAAACCTTGTTACACTATCTTGATGTTCTACTAAAAGAAAGTAATTTTACCAAAGCAGCTCAAGAATTATTTATTTCGCAGCCCTATTTAACTCAGTTAATTAAACGTATCGAAAAAAAATTAGGTACAACAATTATTGACCGACAGCAGATTCCTTTCACACTAACAAAGGCTGGAAGTATTTACTATAAATACCTTGAAAAAGAAATTGTAGATAAAGAAAATTTAAATCGACAGCTTCTTCCTATCATTCAACCAAACACAGAAGTCATTAGAATTGGCATTTTGGAAAGCCTGGGAAGCTTTTTACTAGCACAACTATTACCAGATTTTCTAGATAAAAATCCTAATATTAATATTCAACTCAAGGAAACTTCTCCCCGAAATAATGAAACAAATCTTCTCAATGAACAAATAGACTGTTATATTGGACAAAACCCAGAATCAATTAATCAAGAATTTGACCTCCACATAAATGGTAGTGAAAAATACTTTATCATAATTTCACCTAAATCAAAATACTTTAAAAGAGGAAAGTTTATTCTAGAATCTGATGAATATGACTTGCAAGAACTATTACAAGAACCATTTGTTGTCAGTAATTCAAATTCTGCAATCAGACATCAACTAGATGCAATTTTTCACCGCTTTAACGTTAAGCCCAACCTAGTATTAGAGAGCAACAGTATTATAACTGTCACTAATTTAGCAATCAAGGGAGTTGGCTTAACGATCTCGGCAGCAAGTATTATTAAACGCATGGCACAAACACCAATTAACCTATTACCCCTAGACCCAAATTTAATTAATATTAGATACTTCATTGCCACCAAAGCAAAAAGACCTCAAACTCCAGGGATAACAAAACTAATTAATTCATTCAATGAACTAGAAATCAAACCAAAAATCAAGTAA
- a CDS encoding peptide deformylase, with protein MAAKKIITDTIFLQQKSKTATRDDLKAAIDLKDTLIAQKEVAAGLAANMIGINKQIITFYFGSLPIVMLNPKIILASKKYSTKEGCLSLTGLRKTDRYQIITVEYQNINFEKQRQNFTGYVAQVIQHEVDHCHGRLI; from the coding sequence GTGGCCGCGAAAAAGATAATCACCGATACCATTTTTTTACAGCAAAAGTCAAAGACAGCTACTAGGGATGATTTAAAAGCTGCAATCGACTTAAAAGATACTTTGATTGCACAAAAAGAAGTAGCTGCAGGCTTAGCTGCTAATATGATTGGAATTAATAAACAAATTATTACCTTTTATTTCGGATCTCTGCCAATCGTAATGTTAAATCCGAAAATTATTTTGGCATCTAAAAAGTATTCTACAAAAGAAGGATGTCTATCATTAACTGGTTTAAGAAAAACGGATCGCTATCAAATAATTACAGTGGAATATCAAAATATAAATTTTGAAAAACAAAGGCAGAATTTTACGGGATATGTGGCTCAAGTTATTCAACATGAGGTTGATCACTGTCATGGACGCTTAATTTAA
- a CDS encoding flavocytochrome c has protein sequence MKTGKYQVKAKGHGSSSMPMEVSIEDDKITNITVDSSGETKGVADEVFKRLPKEIVDYQTLNVDAISGATISSNGIVSGVAQAITEADGDANEWQQRAKPELAQASDQELTTDVVVIGAGGAGLAASARSIQNGKKVILLEKYPQIGGNTTRAGGPMNAAEPDWQKEFKALPGEKETLKELAETPIAEIDTEYQDDFKQLQKQINDYLATGADYLFDSKLLHEIQTYLGGKRTDLNGQEIHGNYDLVKELIENVLDSVKWLTDLGVKFDRKQVTMPVGALWRRGHKPVEPMGYAFVHVLGDWIKEHGANVLTQTRAQHLLIENGQVVGVVAKQDNGSQITIHAKQVILTSGGFGANTPMVQKYNTYWTEIADDIATTNSPAITGDGIALGQEAGADLVGMGFIQLMPVSDPKTGELFSGLQTPPENFIMVNQKGERFVNEFAERDTLAKAAIDNGGLFYLIADDKIKETAYNTTQESIDAQVEAGTLFKADTLEELAEKVGMDPATLVATVKKYNSYVDAGKDPEFGKSTFNLKCEVAPFYATPRKPAIHHTMGGLRIDPKTRVLDQNGQVIAGLYAAGEVAGGLHAGNRLGGNSLADIFTFGRIAADTACASIPDTASGASTH, from the coding sequence ATGAAAACAGGAAAATATCAAGTTAAGGCTAAGGGTCATGGTTCAAGCTCTATGCCAATGGAAGTATCAATCGAAGATGATAAAATCACTAATATCACGGTTGATTCAAGTGGTGAAACTAAAGGCGTGGCTGATGAAGTATTTAAGCGTCTACCTAAAGAAATTGTTGATTATCAAACTCTAAATGTTGATGCAATCAGTGGCGCTACTATTTCCAGTAACGGAATTGTTAGTGGTGTTGCACAGGCAATTACAGAAGCTGATGGCGATGCAAACGAGTGGCAACAAAGGGCTAAACCAGAATTGGCACAAGCTAGCGATCAAGAGCTTACGACAGATGTTGTAGTGATTGGTGCTGGTGGTGCTGGTTTAGCAGCTTCAGCTCGTTCAATTCAAAATGGTAAAAAGGTTATTTTATTAGAAAAATATCCACAAATCGGTGGTAATACTACTCGCGCCGGTGGCCCAATGAATGCTGCTGAACCTGACTGGCAAAAAGAGTTTAAGGCTTTGCCTGGTGAAAAGGAAACTTTAAAAGAATTAGCAGAAACTCCAATTGCTGAAATTGATACTGAATACCAGGATGATTTTAAACAATTACAAAAACAGATTAATGATTACTTGGCAACAGGAGCGGATTATTTATTTGATTCAAAATTACTACATGAAATTCAAACTTATTTAGGTGGTAAAAGAACGGATCTTAATGGTCAAGAAATTCATGGTAACTATGATTTGGTTAAGGAATTAATTGAAAATGTACTTGATTCTGTTAAATGGCTAACAGATTTAGGAGTTAAGTTTGATCGTAAGCAAGTTACGATGCCAGTAGGTGCTTTATGGCGCAGAGGACACAAGCCAGTTGAACCAATGGGTTATGCTTTTGTCCATGTTTTAGGTGATTGGATTAAAGAGCACGGTGCTAATGTTTTAACTCAAACTCGGGCACAGCATTTATTAATTGAAAATGGACAAGTAGTCGGCGTAGTTGCTAAACAAGATAATGGCAGCCAAATAACGATTCATGCTAAACAAGTTATTCTAACATCTGGTGGATTTGGTGCTAATACGCCGATGGTTCAAAAGTACAATACTTATTGGACAGAAATTGCTGATGATATTGCAACAACTAATTCACCTGCAATTACAGGTGACGGGATTGCTCTAGGACAAGAAGCCGGAGCGGATTTGGTTGGTATGGGATTCATCCAATTGATGCCAGTTTCTGATCCAAAAACCGGTGAATTGTTCTCTGGACTGCAAACTCCACCTGAAAACTTTATTATGGTTAATCAAAAGGGTGAACGGTTTGTTAATGAATTTGCTGAGCGTGATACTTTGGCTAAAGCAGCGATTGACAATGGTGGCTTGTTCTACCTAATTGCTGATGATAAGATTAAGGAAACCGCTTATAATACTACACAGGAGTCAATTGATGCTCAAGTTGAAGCTGGCACTTTATTTAAGGCCGATACGCTTGAAGAATTGGCTGAAAAAGTTGGTATGGATCCAGCAACTTTAGTAGCAACAGTTAAAAAATATAATTCTTATGTTGATGCAGGTAAAGATCCTGAATTTGGTAAGAGTACCTTTAATTTGAAATGTGAAGTAGCACCGTTTTATGCAACTCCACGTAAACCGGCGATTCATCATACAATGGGTGGTTTACGAATCGATCCTAAGACGCGAGTTCTTGACCAAAATGGTCAAGTAATTGCTGGTCTGTATGCTGCTGGTGAAGTGGCTGGCGGATTACATGCCGGTAATCGGTTAGGTGGAAATTCGTTGGCAGATATTTTTACGTTTGGCCGAATTGCAGCAGATACGGCTTGTGCGTCAATCCCAGATACTGCTTCTGGCGCCTCAACACATTAA
- a CDS encoding LysR family transcriptional regulator yields the protein MNLNQLYYFRELADQGQYTKAANQLFISQPTLSVSIKQLENELHCQLFRHAGHYVKLTPYGQIFYDTVVNSLDTLDNGKKKLKQKISQDQGNIHIASIPTAIGTILPKIIKVYQQESNTSAHFIYHDNPSYQVCEGIENGWYDIGICSFVPKYRSFTYIPLYTEEIIAIVAKENSLTKIKQISPEELRGENIITYSQKIQIGKDVTDALLAAASDLTITNRLHDELAIAGQVITNNLVGIVANTIYLSGFDIHKIKIDLPKNTRQLYLVYDPVNQLSPEIFDLINFLKGSRQMIQDLADESVMDSNYHD from the coding sequence ATGAATTTAAATCAACTTTACTATTTTCGCGAGTTAGCTGATCAAGGACAGTATACTAAAGCAGCGAATCAACTTTTTATTAGTCAACCTACCTTATCCGTTTCAATTAAGCAATTGGAAAACGAGCTTCACTGTCAACTATTTAGACATGCTGGTCATTATGTAAAATTAACGCCCTATGGACAAATCTTCTACGACACAGTCGTCAATTCATTAGATACACTTGATAATGGCAAAAAAAAGCTAAAACAAAAAATTAGCCAAGACCAAGGAAACATTCATATCGCCAGCATCCCTACTGCAATTGGTACTATTTTGCCTAAAATCATTAAAGTTTATCAACAAGAAAGTAATACTTCAGCCCATTTTATTTACCATGACAATCCTTCATACCAAGTTTGTGAAGGGATTGAAAACGGTTGGTATGACATTGGAATTTGTTCTTTTGTCCCTAAATATCGCTCTTTTACCTATATCCCACTTTATACCGAAGAAATAATTGCTATCGTTGCTAAAGAAAACAGCCTTACAAAGATTAAACAAATTTCACCAGAAGAATTACGTGGTGAAAATATCATTACCTATTCCCAGAAAATTCAAATTGGTAAAGATGTTACCGATGCACTGTTAGCTGCCGCTTCTGATTTAACAATTACCAATCGACTTCATGACGAATTAGCGATTGCTGGTCAAGTAATTACCAATAATCTAGTTGGAATTGTTGCTAATACTATTTATCTTAGTGGTTTCGACATCCATAAAATAAAAATTGATTTACCGAAAAATACTCGACAATTATATTTAGTTTATGATCCTGTTAATCAGCTTTCGCCAGAAATATTTGATTTGATTAATTTTTTAAAAGGAAGCAGACAAATGATTCAAGACTTAGCCGATGAATCTGTTATGGATAGTAATTATCATGACTAA